Genomic window (Spirochaetota bacterium):
TAATATTTTGTATATTATATGATTTACCTAATTTGTTTTTAGCCAGTTCTACCCAAGCCTCACCTGGTTGTGATAAATTTTTATCTAATATTAACATTGCTTCATAATTTTTTGAAGACCAGAGTGCAGAAAAAAGTTCTTTATCCAAGTAAATACGAATAGGAGAATCATGGGGTACAAGAACTACAATATCAAGAATTGCTAATTCTTCTTCTGGAGTCAGTATATTGGGATCATCTAATTCTATCAATACTTGTAGATATTTTCTAACATAAAAAGGGAAAATATAACTGTATTTTTTTGATCCATATAATTTTTTAGCATCAATAAGATAAAATTTTTGAAAAGATTTTTTATATTCTCTAAGTTCCAAATAGCTACTAGCCCATATGTATTGTAATTCCAAAGTATTAGCTTTAAAAAGAGAGTTTTCAAAAATTTCAACAACATTTCGATAGTGGCCTTTTCTATAAGAGACAAGTGGGTCAGATAGAACTTGTTCATAAGATATATTTTTTTCACTTTTAGCACAAACAGAAAAACCTAACACAACAGTTAATAACAATAGTTTTTTTTTCACTACCACTCCTCTATAAAATATCAATTAGTATAAAACACAGAAAATGTTATGTCAACTATAACAATATTCAGAGAAAAATGGATTGTTTTTTATATTTAATATATAATAGTAAGAATATCTATATCAAGGAATATTTTATGAAAAAGATATTATTATTTTATTTATTTATCCCTTCTATTATAATTTTTGCTCAAGAGGATATCTCTCAAAATATATATACATCTTTGGAAGGTATTTGGAATTCTCCTTCAAATGGTGATATGAATATTATTCTCAATATCACTAGTAAAGGAGAATTCACATTATCAATTACTCAATCTTTTAATTTTACAAATAAGATGACAAGAGAGCACTCCAAAGCTATGAAAAAATTAATACCTGAAACAGGTTATTTTAAAATAATAGATATTTTCAATCAGAATGAACCTTTTAATGTAAAAATGGAAATTCTATGGAATGGAGAGCTATCCACTAATAATTTGGAAATAAATGAGAATAAAATTTTTATTATCAATACAAATAGCAATCTTAGTGAATTATTTCTTTCACGCTAACTTTTTAGAATTAGTACTCTCGGTAATCCTGATAAATCATCAACTAGTTCTCTATTAACGAATTCGTTCTCTGCAAATAATTTAGAAACTTTTTCATGTTTGTGATCTATTTCTAAAAAAATAGCTCCATCTTTTGCAAGATGTTTTTTGGCAAATTTGGCAATGGCTTTATAAAAAATCATCCCATCTGCTTCTGCATATAATGCTGTGTGTGGCTCAAAATTTTTCACATGACTATCCAGTAACATCATATCATTATCATCTAAATAAGGTGGATTGGACACAATACAATCCCACTCTCCTAATTCTTGCCACAAAGATTCATCCAGAAAATCTTTTTGTTCTACTTGTACATTTTGAGAAGAAATTCCTAGATATTTTTTTGATCTTTTAAAAGGTGCATCAAAAATATCTATTCCTATTATTATTGCATGAGAAAAAAGTCTATGCAAAGACAAAGCTACAATTCCTGTTCCTGTACCAATATCTAAAATACGAAAACTTTTTTCTTTAGAATAATGTTTTCTAACTGCTTCTACAAGAATTTCTGTATCATATCTAGGAATTAATGTTTGTTCTGAGACAGGAAATTTATCTTGATAAAAATAACTATATCCCAAAATATAAGCTAAAGGTTTACCTGTTTTTCGTTGTTGAATAATTTCTTTAAATCTAATGTATTGTTTATTTGTTACTTCTGTATTTTTAGCCAAAGATATTTCATGTCTATGTATATTCATTATATCCATGATTATCCGTGATAACTCTTCTTCTCTTTCTACAAAAATATCTTGATTTAATTGTATTCGACCATACTCTAATAATTGCGTTATTGTTTTTTTCATAAAATATTATAGCATATTTTGACACTTTATATTGAATTTTTACAAGAAACATAGTATTATTTATAAGTTATAGAGGAAAATATGAAAAATGCATTAATTACTGGTAAAACAAATAATCCATCTCTTGCTCCTATCTTCAAACAATTACAAGAAGAATTACTTCTTCTTGGCACTAATTCTTTTATTATTCATCCGCAAGAAGATATCTTACCAACTCAAAAATTTGATATTATTTTTTCTGTTGGTGGCGATGGTAACTTCGTAGGAGCATCTCGTAAATATGTTCATTATAATGTTCCTATTATTGCTATCAAAGGGGGAAATATTGGATTTCTAACTAATATTGATTCTAAAGATTTCAAAACAGAATTACCAAAATTATATCAACCCAATAACAAATGGACAAAAAGATTGTTACTTTCTGGACAAAAAGATAACGGCGAACAATTAATAGCATTAAATGAATTTCTTTTTTCATCAGAAAAGAAAGGTTCAATTTCTGTATTTACTATTTGTATCAATGACGAGCAAGTAATGTATATTCGTGCTGATGGTATATTGCTTGCATCTCCAACAGGATCTACTGCATATAACATTTCTGCTGGAGGACCTATTTCATTGCCTGATATGGAACTATTAACGATCACTCCGGTTTGTTCTCATATTTTAGGAGAACGCCCTTTAGTAATTGATTTGAAAAATAAAATAACTATTATTAATCATTCTGAACAAGCCAAAATATGGGCTGATGGACAAGAATTTATAAGTTTTCACGACAATGAATCGTTTACTATTACAAAACCTTTTTATATTAATAGCTTATATACTTCACCAAAAGATTTTTTCAATATCTTATCTCGTAAACTCGGGTGGAGATCAGGAATGATTAAAGATTAAATTGTAGGAATACTCATGTTAGAAAGAATATCTATCAAAAATTATGCTATTATTGATAATTTAAAATTAGATTTCCATAAAGGATTTTCTGTATTTACAGGTGAAACTGGAGCTGGAAAATCTGTGTTAATTGGAGCTTTGGGTTTGTTACTCGGTGCACGCAGTGATTCTTCTATGATACGGTCTGATGCTGAACATATGATTATAGAGGGTGAATTTTCTATCTCTGATTTGGAGATCCAAAATTATCTTTCTGAATTTCATATTGATGATCCTTCAAATATTATTATTAGAAGAGAGATATCTCAACAAGGCAAAAATCGTGTTTTTATTAATGGAAATCAAGAAACTTTATCCAAATTAGAAGAAATAGGAAATAGACTTGCTGACATGCACGGTCAACATGATCACCAACTTCTTCTTAACAAAAAAATACACGGCGATGTTCTTGATTCATTTGCTAATTTAATAGATTTACAAAAAGAATTCGAAATAATATATCAAGAAACACTTCTAAAATTAGAAGAAAAAAATATTTTAGAAAAAAATGCTGATTCATTAAGACAAGAAAAAGATTATTATAATAATGTATTCAAAGAAATATCTAATGCTCATTTGAAAGAAAATGAAGAAGAAGAACTCGAATCTGAATTAGCTCAAATACAAAATAAAGAAAAAATTGCTGATGCTTTAAATATCGCTCATCAAGGAGTTTATGCTGCTGATATCAATGCCTCAATGATTTTGGAAGATGCTAAAAAAGCAATGAATAGCATTTCTTCTTTTTCTAAAAAATATGAAGAATTGTCTGAAATTTTAGAAGATGCTATTATTAAAACTCGAGAAAGTGGGCATTTATTATCTAGCTATGTAGAAGATAGTGATTTCAATACAGAAACACTAGATAAAACATTAGATAGAATAGCTTTTATTAAAGAACTAAAAAGAAAATATCAGAAAAATTCTATAGAAGAATTAATTACATTTGCTCAAGAATGTCAATTATTATTTGATAAAGCCTACAACCTAGACGAAGAAATCACAAAAATTGCTAAAGAATATCAAGATTTATTACTCAGACTACATCAAGATGCTTTAATATTATCCAAAAAGCGTCAATCTGCTGGTGTAGAGATGAGTACTAAAATTGAACAAGAATTATCTTTTTTAGGGATGGAATCTGCTAAATTTGAAGTGAAAATAACATATGCCAAACAAGATACTTCCTTTTTTATATTAAATAGTACCCCTGTTTATATTTCTGAAAAAGGGATAGATAGAATAGAATTTATGATGTCTTCCAATATTGGTGAAGCACCCAAATCTCTTGCAAAAATTGCATCTGGTGGAGAAATTTCTCGTATCATGCTCTCTCTAAAATCAGCTCTTGCCAAAAGTGATCTTGTAGGTACTGGTGTTTTTGATGAAATTGATGCAGGTATTGGTGGAATGATCGCTCATAATGTTGCACTCAAAATTCAGGAAATATCCAAATTAAGACAGATATTTTGTATTTCGCATTTAGCTCAAATTGCTTCTAAAGCAGATTTTCATTATCAAGTAAGAAAAGAAGACGACGGTAATCGTACTTTCACTAATGTTGTTCTCCTAAACAAAGAAGAGCGTATCAAAGAGATTGCTCGAATGCTTGGTGGTGAAGGAGAAAGCTCTGAAAGACTCGCTCGTGAAATGATAGGATAGGATAGTTTTAGAAAGATTATATATTCATTATTACAAAAATAAAAGCCCCTTATTCTAGGAGCTTTTATTTTTGTAATAATGAATATAATTGTAATTGTTGGATACAGATTGATTCTAAATTATAATTAATTTCTATCAATATTTGTCCATCAAGATTGTCATCCACAAAAATATCATAAGCATTTTCAAAAATATGCCTTTTATTTCCGAATACTTGATTGATTTTAGCACACATATCAACCAAGTTGATTTTTATTCCTTGTAGTATAATAGTCTGATTATCCAAAGAAATATTTTTGAGATTCGTAATAATATCGTGAAAATGTATTACTCTAAATAAAGAATCTTTATTCCATTGTAAAACTTGATCATCTTGTAATAATCGATGGTAAGGATGATACCTATATTCTTTATTTAAAACATCAGGAATATAAATGGGGTGAATTCCGTAGCCATGATCAAAAAATTGTACAAAAGAATAATAAAGAGAGAATACTTTATAAAGATCTGGATCTGTAGTATTGTAAGTAAAATTTCTTAAAAATCTTTTTTTTATTTTACTTGAGGCATCACAAATACCGTGAATACGTGCAAAAAATTGATACAGATAATCATGCTTAATTAATCGAGGATCATACAGATCTATATAAGTATCCAACCATAATTCTTTTACATCTAAAGAATTAAAATCTGTAAATTTTTCATCAAATATTAGCACATCATTATCAAAGTAAGGCATTATTGTTCTTAAAGGACTTTGGGAATAAGTAATAATTGCTATTTTTTGTGTATTCATTAATGAGCCTCGCTCCAATTATCTCCTACGCCCACTTCCACTTCTAAAACAACATCCAAATTTGCAACAGAAGACATGCTTGTAATTAAATCTTTTCGAAATTCATCTACAATACTCGGTTCTACTTCAAATAATAATTCATCATGCACTTGTAAAATCATAACAACTTTGTCCAAATATTTTTCATTGATCATTTTATCTACAGCTAACATTGCTAATTTAATAATATCAGCAGCTGTACCCTGTACCACAGCATTAATAGCAAAGCGAGAAGGGTGAGATAAATTAGTGATTTTATCAGGACTTTTACCTAGTAATTCTGGAGTAGGGCGTCTTCGTCCATACATAGTACTAACATAACCATGTTTACAAGCAAACTCTAAAGTTTCTAACATAAACTTTTGAATACCAGGAAATGTTTCAAAATATGAAGTAATAAAATCACGAGCTTCACCAAATTCAATATCTAATTCATTGGCCAAACGAAAGGCAGACATTCCATAACTAATACCATAATTTACTGTTTTGGCTGCTCGGCGTTGATCATCATTCACTTCACTTTCAGAAATTTTAAACATCTCAGCAGCAGTATATCTATGGATATCTCCACCACTAGTGAAATATTTTATCATTTTAGGATCTTTAGATAAAGATGCAAAAAGTCTTAATTCTATCTGTGAATAATCAGCACTTACTAATTTTTTACCTTCAGAAGGAACAAATGCCTTTCTAATTTCTTTTCCCAGATCTGTTCGTATAGGAATATTTTGTAAATTTGGATCTCCAGATGATAGTCTTCCCGTTGCTGTAACCGTTTGATGCAAGGTAGTATGAACTCTATTATTAGTATCTACTAATTTTGGTAAGGCATCTGTATAAGTACTTTTAAATTTAGATAAAGAGCGAAATTTCAATACCTCTTTAGGTAAAGGATGTACAAAACTCAAAGCTTCCAAGCTTTCTTCATCAGTAGAATATGATTTGGTTTTAGTTTTTTTATGAGGTTTCAATCCCAAATCTTCAAATAATATTACTCCTAACTGTTTTGGAGAAAGAATATTAAACTCTTTTCCAGCTATAAGATATATTTTTTGTTCTAAAGCACTAAGTTCTTTTTCTAATGTTACTGAAATAGATTGTAATAATTCTGTATTTAAAGCAACACCTTTAATTTCTAAATTTGCTAAAATAGGGCGTAAAGGCATATCAATATTATAATAAATTTTACCCATACCATTAGCAACTATTGTTTTACCAAGTTCTTGTTTTAATTCATAAAAAACACGAGCCGTTGGGTCATGTTTGCCCAAATATGCCAAACTCAAATTTTCAACAGCATATACATTTCTGGCAGGATCTAGTAAATAAGCCATAATTTTTATATCATCACAATTAGGTAATATAATATCATAAAAATGAAAAAAATGAATAAGTTTTTTTTGATTAAATACTATTAGTTTTTTTTCATTTTCTTGTAATGCCTCAAAAAACATGATAATCATATTTTTAAACTCTTTAATTCTAGAAAATTCTAAAGAAAAAACTTCTTCTGTAGACGCAAATTGTAAAGATTCTCCTACAATTTGTAAGCCCACTCCTATTGATTTACTAAGAATATCCAAAGTAGACAAAGAAAATTCTTTAATTTCTACAGTTGATTCAGCTCCACCAAATAAAGATATTTCATTATCTTTATCAGAAGTAGTTCCTTTTGCATAAGACAATTCTTTTAACAGAGAATATAGCTCCAACTCCTGCAGTTTGTCTATAAATTTTGTGGTAGTTAAATGATTGATCGTAAGAATATCTTCATTAATATGAGGGATTGTAACTTCCAAATCTTCTTTTAGATAAATTAAATCCAAACTCATAAATCCATTTTCTTTACTTTCTATTAATTTTTTAGCTAATGTCGGTTTGATAGAAGATATATTTTCATAAATATTTTTTAGACTATGATATTCATTAATTAAGGTAACAGCACCTTTTTCTCCTATTCCTTTAATACCAGGAATATTATCAGATACATCACCTAAAATTGCTAAATAATCTGAAATTTCTTCTGGGTAAACACCTTTGTATTCTTTTACTCCATCTCTATCTAAAAATCTTGTCCCATCTGGAGAATTTTTATCAGGTAAAGCCACGACAACATTATCTTGCACTAGTTGTAAGAGATCTTTATCACCTGTAAATATGATAATATCATACTCATTTTTGTATTTTTTAACTAGAGAAGCTAACACATCATCTGCCTCATGACCAGAAACAGTAATCCCAGGAATATCTGCACATTCTAAACATTCTTTTGCAAGAGGCATCTGAGCAATCAAATCTAATGGGGTTTCTTTACGAGTAGATTTATATTCGCTATATGATTTTGTTCGTTCTAATGAAGATCGAGGAACATCAAAAGCTGCTACAATACTATGACAAGGATATTTTTTAATCAAATTAAAAAGCATTCTCAAAAAACCAAAGACAGCACTAGTTGCTTGACCTGATTTTGTATGAAGAGGATTTCGCATCATAGCATAATAAGATCTAAAAAGTAATCCTGAAGCATCTACGAGTATTATTTTTTTCTTCATTACATCATTCCTTGTAGTAATATTATATTAAATAGTATAACACACTTTATTTATTATGAGAATAAAATATATTATATTTAAAAGAAGAAAAGGATATAAATAAATTATATCCCCTCCGCAAAAGATAGGTATGAATATTGATAAGGCTGGTTTGATATGATACTCATAGAAAAGTGTTTAACTGATGAGGTGTGTTATACACTCATATGAAAAATACACAATTCTTTTTAAAAAAGACAATTTAAAGAAAAAATTATTTAAAGAAAAAAACGAGGTGGCTGAGGAAGAGCCGACCTCGTTTATTCACCAAAATGAATTTTACAAATTGGGAGGGGGAAAAATTATAAAAAATATCTTTGTTTTATAAAAAATCGATATATTAAATTATAATCTTAATAGTTCACAAAAAAAACCTTTCCATCATAGGGAAAGGTTTTTGAAATTTATAATATTAAATTATCATTGATACCTTTTAAGGAATCATTAATAAGAGCTGACGCTTCTAATTGAATACGATCATGTTGTTGTTGTTGTTTCAAAGAATAAGCCTTACGCTGTGGTGAATTATCCAATCCCACAGTCATATTCAAATAGAGTTGATCATTAATAAATAAGTTTTTAAAATAACCTTCTCTATAATAAGCAAGATCCATTCTAAACCATTTCCAGCCTACACCAATACCAGTAGTAATAAAAGAATCATAAACACCTACACGAAGATCCAAAAAGTTAAATAATTTAACTTCAGTACCTACTCTCATTTTATTGATCCATGATTCATATTTATTTACAACATTCTCAAATTCTAAATATAAGCCAACTTCTTGAATAAATTTATTAGCAAAATAAAATCTATAAGAAGCACCAAAATCTAAGGATAAAGGAATTTTTGAATTTTCAATTCCAACACTTATACCATCTGTATTTTTCCAACGATATCCAGTAGAAAAAGCATCACGAACAGAAAGACCAAAAATAAAATTTTCTAATCTTAATGCTGCTCCAAAATCAGAAGATATACTACCTGCTTGATAGATTTGAGAGGAAATATTAGAAAAAGAATTGCCTAATTGATCTACTGAAACAAAATCATCCCCAGAGCTAACTTTAAAACGTTGTGAAAATCGTAATGTAGCACCTAAAGACAATCCTGAAACTTTGTCTATACTTGCAAAAGGAATTCTATAACCATACGCAACATTCACAGTAATTTCTGCCGTTGCATCAAATTTTGCTTTAGGAATTAATGTTTTTGCTAGATCTGGATTTTTTTGTAGTTCTGTAGCAAATTTTTCTATATCTTTATCTGTTAAACCAGCCTTGAGAAAATCTTTACCTAGATATTTTTTTACTATTTCTACAGCTTGGTCTACAGAAATTTTGTCTCCAAATTTTAGCAATTCTGAACCTGTAGCAACAAGATTATTCATACTTACATTAATACCATTTTTTGACAATATATTGTTGGGATTATCAACAACTGCTATCTGAGTATCAGCAGAAGTTGTTGTCCAAAAACCAAATCCTTTACCCATATAACCTACATTTAATGGTCCATTGAT
Coding sequences:
- the prmC gene encoding peptide chain release factor N(5)-glutamine methyltransferase, which encodes MKKTITQLLEYGRIQLNQDIFVEREEELSRIIMDIMNIHRHEISLAKNTEVTNKQYIRFKEIIQQRKTGKPLAYILGYSYFYQDKFPVSEQTLIPRYDTEILVEAVRKHYSKEKSFRILDIGTGTGIVALSLHRLFSHAIIIGIDIFDAPFKRSKKYLGISSQNVQVEQKDFLDESLWQELGEWDCIVSNPPYLDDNDMMLLDSHVKNFEPHTALYAEADGMIFYKAIAKFAKKHLAKDGAIFLEIDHKHEKVSKLFAENEFVNRELVDDLSGLPRVLILKS
- a CDS encoding NAD(+)/NADH kinase codes for the protein MKNALITGKTNNPSLAPIFKQLQEELLLLGTNSFIIHPQEDILPTQKFDIIFSVGGDGNFVGASRKYVHYNVPIIAIKGGNIGFLTNIDSKDFKTELPKLYQPNNKWTKRLLLSGQKDNGEQLIALNEFLFSSEKKGSISVFTICINDEQVMYIRADGILLASPTGSTAYNISAGGPISLPDMELLTITPVCSHILGERPLVIDLKNKITIINHSEQAKIWADGQEFISFHDNESFTITKPFYINSLYTSPKDFFNILSRKLGWRSGMIKD
- the recN gene encoding DNA repair protein RecN, with protein sequence MLERISIKNYAIIDNLKLDFHKGFSVFTGETGAGKSVLIGALGLLLGARSDSSMIRSDAEHMIIEGEFSISDLEIQNYLSEFHIDDPSNIIIRREISQQGKNRVFINGNQETLSKLEEIGNRLADMHGQHDHQLLLNKKIHGDVLDSFANLIDLQKEFEIIYQETLLKLEEKNILEKNADSLRQEKDYYNNVFKEISNAHLKENEEEELESELAQIQNKEKIADALNIAHQGVYAADINASMILEDAKKAMNSISSFSKKYEELSEILEDAIIKTRESGHLLSSYVEDSDFNTETLDKTLDRIAFIKELKRKYQKNSIEELITFAQECQLLFDKAYNLDEEITKIAKEYQDLLLRLHQDALILSKKRQSAGVEMSTKIEQELSFLGMESAKFEVKITYAKQDTSFFILNSTPVYISEKGIDRIEFMMSSNIGEAPKSLAKIASGGEISRIMLSLKSALAKSDLVGTGVFDEIDAGIGGMIAHNVALKIQEISKLRQIFCISHLAQIASKADFHYQVRKEDDGNRTFTNVVLLNKEERIKEIARMLGGEGESSERLAREMIG
- the polA gene encoding DNA polymerase I, with the protein product MKKKIILVDASGLLFRSYYAMMRNPLHTKSGQATSAVFGFLRMLFNLIKKYPCHSIVAAFDVPRSSLERTKSYSEYKSTRKETPLDLIAQMPLAKECLECADIPGITVSGHEADDVLASLVKKYKNEYDIIIFTGDKDLLQLVQDNVVVALPDKNSPDGTRFLDRDGVKEYKGVYPEEISDYLAILGDVSDNIPGIKGIGEKGAVTLINEYHSLKNIYENISSIKPTLAKKLIESKENGFMSLDLIYLKEDLEVTIPHINEDILTINHLTTTKFIDKLQELELYSLLKELSYAKGTTSDKDNEISLFGGAESTVEIKEFSLSTLDILSKSIGVGLQIVGESLQFASTEEVFSLEFSRIKEFKNMIIMFFEALQENEKKLIVFNQKKLIHFFHFYDIILPNCDDIKIMAYLLDPARNVYAVENLSLAYLGKHDPTARVFYELKQELGKTIVANGMGKIYYNIDMPLRPILANLEIKGVALNTELLQSISVTLEKELSALEQKIYLIAGKEFNILSPKQLGVILFEDLGLKPHKKTKTKSYSTDEESLEALSFVHPLPKEVLKFRSLSKFKSTYTDALPKLVDTNNRVHTTLHQTVTATGRLSSGDPNLQNIPIRTDLGKEIRKAFVPSEGKKLVSADYSQIELRLFASLSKDPKMIKYFTSGGDIHRYTAAEMFKISESEVNDDQRRAAKTVNYGISYGMSAFRLANELDIEFGEARDFITSYFETFPGIQKFMLETLEFACKHGYVSTMYGRRRPTPELLGKSPDKITNLSHPSRFAINAVVQGTAADIIKLAMLAVDKMINEKYLDKVVMILQVHDELLFEVEPSIVDEFRKDLITSMSSVANLDVVLEVEVGVGDNWSEAH